AGTTGAAGAGGATATATGCATGATTGTGATACCTGTACGCTTTATGAGCGAGTGGTTGACTCAGTTCAAAAGCTGGAAAAACTTTGTGATGGATGTCTATCGAAAGCGTTTTGAAAAACTGATGGAAGTAATTGACAGTATTGCTTTTATGAAAATGGATGAACGTTTGCTGAAGTATTTATCTGACAAAGCAGAGATTACGGGTAAGGTTGTTTTTGAGGTTACGCACCATGAGATTGCTTGTGATTTGAACTCATCGAGAGAGGTTATTTCTCGCCTCTTGAAGAAATTGGAGAAAATGAATAAAATTAAATTAGGTAGAAATAAGATTAAAATAATAGATATTTCTATGTAAACTTTGGACGAAGGAGCAAAAATGCAAGAAACAAGGATTTATTTCTAATTGCATCAATGAGTTAAGATTTTGATTATCATTTTTTTATATCTCGCATCTTGCCTTCTACTCCTTTCGTATAAAATCTAATTTATATGAAATGTATTTTTTTGAAATACTAAATACAATGTAACAGAAGTTTTTTTTAACATCGTTCTATGACAAAATTTGTCAATTTTCACCCCCTATGTCCCCCTTCAAAGGGAGAATTTCCTCACTATCAATACATTTCTCATTTGGAGGAGGATAGGGGGAGGATGCGCCAGTTTTGAAGTAGTATTAAATAATTTCCATTTCAGTGTACTAAACAGCCGCCATTTATTTAATTTTTGTTGTACTAATTGAAGCAGCCTATCTGTGATTGGCCATTCGTTTGTAGCGAAATAGTCTTTTCAAAAACCCATCTAATAAGGTCAATAATCCCAATACATACACAATTCCTAAACCCATAAAAAATAGAGGATGACGGGCAATATATGCCAATCGTTCGAAACCTTCAAGAATGAATATTCCTACCCACCCCATTGTTTCGCTGTCACTTCCAACAGCTACATCCTTCAATAAATAAATGAGAACCGCAAGTGTCAAGAAAGCTGCCAAAAACCACTTAGATGTTGGCTGCCAAAATGGCTGACTATCAGTAGATAGTGCAGCATTAGGTTTTGGAGCAACTTGTAGTTTGGCCATTACCTCAACATTGAAGTTGGCGGCAGGTTGTGTGACTTGCATCGCATGTAAATCGCTGTTCACCACCTGCATCGTTTGATAGAATTGAAGCATTTCTCGATGTTCCTTCAATTGAAGCTGTTCTTGAATGTGCTTTGCACGCATTTCTGTGCAATTGCCATCCAACAAATCCCATATATCTTGTTCTGTTATTAAACTCATTTGCTGTTAGTTATAAAATTTCTCTAACTTCCTCCTTCAATAAATCTTGTAAAGCAGGGAGAAGTTTTTTTCTGGCTCGATGCAATTTCACCTTTGCATTGCTGAGCGAAATATTCATCACTTCTACAATTTCTTTCAAAGATAGCTCATGTAAGTAAAATAAAGTAATGATGCTTGCTTCATCTGATGGCAAAGTCGCAATGGCTTGTTGTATAAACTGTTGTCTTTGCTCTGCTTTGAGTTTTGAGAATTGTGGAAGTTGTGTGCTTGACACATCATAATCCTGTGGCTCTCTGTTGTTGTAGAGTGCTTTTTTATTGGTTTGGGCTCGCAAATGGCTAATTGCGGTTTTGTAAGTGATGCTGTAGAGCCATGTCGAAAACTTCGATTTTCCTTCAAAACTAGTAAGTGAATGAAATGCTTTGACAAAGGCATCTTGCGCCACCTCTTCCGCCTCTTGAGGATTGCTTACCAAACGCAAGGCTAAGGTATAGACCAATGCCTTGTGTCGGTTCATCAAACGCTCAAAAGCCGCATGATTTCCCTTGATTGTCTGCCGAATGTCTTTTATATCTGAGTCTGTTTGCATAGGTTGTGGCGGTAAAATATCAACTGTTCAACCGTTGTTTTGAAGTATAAGTCGCTGGTCATAGAAAATAGGTTACAGTTTTTGTTTTTTTGGAGGAAATTGTATCAAATTAAGTACTGTAAAGAGTTTCTTGTATAGCTTGGCATTTATTTTGCGGTAATTATCAAACTACCTCCATTCCATCTACTTCGTTTATATACAAATATTACTCAATTATTGATTTGTATATTTTCTTAGTCTTATACAAACACCACCCAGTCTAAAGTTTAATTGTTTTTTTTAAATGAATTGTTAATATTTCATTATGATTCAAACTACTATAATATTGAATCTCTCATATACTGATTCTTGTGAGAAGGGTCAAATTACTCTTATTAATAATGCTGAAGATGGTTTTGAAGAGAATAATCATTTCAATCAATCATTTATCACTTCTAAAACTGAACAGATAACCACAGATAAATCATCTCCCCAAGATAAATCTGCTGATACCGATGATGATAAAGCTACTAAAGAAAACACACCATCAGAGGGTGAATTCACGGGTTTAGAAAAAGATTCATTGGATTATGAGGGCAACCCATCACCTGATAATGAAAATATTGTAATTGAGGTAGAACAAATTATTGAAGACACCAATTCAATGGATAGTGATTTAATTGAATTAAAAACAGAACCTGTTTTTGACGAAAATTACATGCCTGATATATCTTCCCCTCTTCCAAAAGAAGAGGCTTCTTTTGACCCTTACATTTACCTCAGTCATTTAAGGGAAATGTTTAATAATAAGCGGCAATACATGATGGATATGATTGAAATTTTGCTGCAACAAATTCCAGAAACCTCACAAAAAATGGAAGTAGCGATTGCTTCTGAAAATTGGGAGGAAGTTTTTTTTCAAAGTCATCGCATCAAATCTACTTTCAAAATCGCAGGTCTGCAATCATTGGTAAGTATCTGTTTGGCTATTGAAGGAAGAACCAGAATTATTGCCCCAGCAGAACTACACCTTGTTCCTGACTTTTTTAGACAATTTCAGATACTTTCGGAAGCGGAAGTACCCAATTTGACAGCAGCATTGGAATACCTGAAAAATCACCCAGAGGATGCAGCACCTTCAGAAATAGTGCATGATCAAACGGATGAATCAGATTTTATTCTCCTTCTTTGATTCTCCACAATTTCCACCACGGCACATTGGGTTTCTCGTGATGCTCGTAGTGATAACCAAAAAAATAACAGGTCATAAACGCCCACAAGTGGTTTTTGGATTGGCTACGAGAGTAGTGTTTGTTGTCGTGCTCACCTTTATGCGGCAAATAAGTGCCGAAATAAAACAATTGAAAAGTGCTAATAATAGCAGGTGCAATCCAAAATATCAATAAATTTTCGACTGGTATTATCAACTTCAATAGATTGAAAGAAATTGCATAGCACAATAACTGCCAAATGCTTACATAGTGCTTAACAAACTCAAAATACCAACTCCAAAAATTCCCTTCATAGTAGTCTGGATCTTTATCCGTATGCACATAGCGGTGGTGTTCGTGATGTTCTTCAAACAATCGTTGGTAGGGAAAAAAAGCATACAAAAAAGTACAAAAACGGCCTAAGGTGTCATTCAAAACTCTGTTTTGAGGAGCAAGGCTGTGGTGCATCGCATCATGAGCAGTGATAAAAAGCCCTGTATAAAGGTGAATTTGGAGTAGAAAAAGAATGTAAGGCAAAGGCGACAGATAATTAATTTCTACTTTTAAGGCTGTATATAAATTAATTGTCCACAAAAAAATGATTGCCAAAGCAATCCAAACGCCTTGATAATCCGTATGTTTCTCAGGAAAGCTATTTTTTTGGTTCATGATAAGCGACTAAATTGTTTTTGAATCATTTATATAGTAGTTGCTAACTTTTTTTTCTAAAAAAAGTTTTTATTGTTTACCTTTTTCGTAAAAGTGCAACTATATAAATAGGGTCGGTGTTCTTTGAGGCTATTAATATTTTGAAACTTTGTGTAAATTATCGGTATTTTGTACGATGAATTTAAAGTTGAAACGGACTTATGCCATACACTTATGAATATCCTCGACCGTCTGTAACTGTTGATGCGGTGGTATTTGGTTATGATGGAACAGATTTAAAGATACTCTTAATACAACGCAAACACAATCCTTTTGCCAACTATTGGGCTTTGCCAGGAGGTTTTGTAGATATGGCCGAAGATTTAGAAATGGCTGTCAAACGTGAGTTGGAAGAAGAAACAGGCTTGAAAGATATTTTTTTTGAACAATTGTTCACTTTCGGAACACCTAATAGAGATCCAAGAGGAAGGGTAATTTCGATAGCTTATTTTGCTTTGGTCAAAAAAACGGATTTCCATTATGCAAAAGCCGCTAGCGATGCAAAGGAAGTCAAATGGTTTTCGATGGTAGATTTGCCAAGGCTCGCTTTTGATCACAACGAAATCTTGGATATGGCCTTAGATAGAATCAGGGGGAAAGTAAGATGGCAACCTATTGGTTTTGAACTCTTACCTCAAAAGTTTCCCTTATCTGAGCTTCAACATCTGTATGAAACTATTTTAGGAGGAAAGTTGGATAAGCGAAATTTCCGAAAAAATATATTGAAGATGGATATCTTAAAAGAGTTAGACGAATTTCAAAAGGATGTATCACATAGAGCTGCACGATTGTACAGTTTTGATCAAACAAAATACGATCGTAAACTCAAAGAGGGTTTTGATTTTGAATTGCGTCAAAAACTATTGAAGTAGAATAATAAAATCTTTCCTATTTTTATTATATTAAAATAGGAATTACTATTTTGCAACAATTATTTTTATTAACCTTAAAGCATCCTTTTCTCACAAAAATCAGTCTTAAATAAACACTACACTCCAAACAAATTCTACAAGCTTATAGCCAATGTATAAAACTTATAGCATTACTTGTTTTTTGTGGCTCACTTTCTCTATATCGGTATTTTGCGAAGATGGCAAAAATCGCACTGGAAAAATTGACACTACACAAATCAAGACAACTTGCATTGAGGAAGGAGAACAACCTGATTATCAATATCAAATTTCTGGTATGACGGTTTCCTTCGAAACATCTAAAGTAGAGAAAGACAGCTTAGATTTTCAATGGCAAATGGGGGATAATACCACAATTTTTTCCAAACAAAAATTTAACCATACTTTCCAGAATCTTGGTAATTATGAAACCTGTCTGACTATCAACAGCCCAATTCCTACTGAAAAACCTACTAAAAAGTGTAAGGTCATTACACTAGGTGATCCATTTTTGTGTGAGCCTGATTGGATTCCTGTATGTGGATGTGACAACCAAACGTATATGAACAGCTGTTTTGCCCAAAACTATCATGGCGTATATTATTGGGAGGAAGGGCCCTGTTCCAACGTTGATTTCTCGCTATCTGCTACCTTTATCTACGAGGATAAGGACAACCTCAACATTCAATTTATCAATACGTCAACTGGTAATTTTGATACCTATGTATGGGATTTTGGAGATGGTCAAAGTTCCAATGCACGAAATCCACAAGTGCTCTTCCACATTGAAGGAGCATACCATGTATGTTTGACCGTAAGTAGTGAAGTAACCGAAATGGTAGAAACCTACTGCGAAGAAATTGAAGTAATCCGAAGTCGGTGATTTTCTGATTCTTATTAGGTTCTCTCTTGATTACTTAAAATACAAGACTTTATATTCACTATTTGAATGGATGCCGTTGTTCCCACTCATCGTTTCTTAAGCGATTGATAATAGGCACCAATATTCGATTCCCCATAAAATTCTGATGACGCATAAAACTATTGGCATGTATAGGAGTTGCTCCAACGGTGCTCTTGATTTCGTGAGCAGTTCGACCAAATGCAAGCGTTTTAACTCCATGTTGAATCGCCTCCTCCACCAAATCATACAAAATATTGGCATACAAGCCATAATCTCGATTCAGAGCATATTGATAGCCTACATAATGTGCTTCTAAATGATTGTCAGTCAAAAAATAACTGATAAATCCGACCAACTCCTCTCCCAAATAATACCCCAGAACTTTAAAGTAATCCCCAAATTGTTTTTTCAGTTCCGTATAATATTGTGGTGCAGCAGACAGCAAATTGATTTCGGCACCATCAGCAACTTCTCTATACAATTTATAGATCAATTGCTGATTTTCTACAATTTCTTCCAAACTCAAATCTTTACGAAACAACTTAGCTCCCTTTTTTCGATAACTTTTGGTACGTGTTCGATATTTGGCCGTCATACTTTGTAGATAGTCCTCAAAACTATTCCATTCTTCTCTCACTGACAATACCATGTCAGGCAAACCTTCTACCTCAGCATAACCCTCTGCATTTAATAATCGAGCATTTTTCAGCGTCTCTCCTTCAAATTCTTTCACCATCACTGCCGTTACTGACTCTTTTTTAGTTTTCTCTTCTTCAATGATGTGGTCAATCGCATTGCTCAATTCGGCAAAGGCAGCAGTTGGCTCAATTTCTGATGAAAAGCAAAATCCATGTTGGCCAGTGATAAAAGGATTGCCACAAATCAATAACCTCGGCTCCAAATTATTTACCCTCGAACGCATATAATTCTTAAACGCTACACCTATGTTTTGCACCCATTTATCTTTTTTTTCCTCCAATTGAAGGTTGCTCCCTTCAATGCGAACCAAAACAATAAAGG
The Chitinophagales bacterium genome window above contains:
- a CDS encoding Hpt domain-containing protein: MNLSYTDSCEKGQITLINNAEDGFEENNHFNQSFITSKTEQITTDKSSPQDKSADTDDDKATKENTPSEGEFTGLEKDSLDYEGNPSPDNENIVIEVEQIIEDTNSMDSDLIELKTEPVFDENYMPDISSPLPKEEASFDPYIYLSHLREMFNNKRQYMMDMIEILLQQIPETSQKMEVAIASENWEEVFFQSHRIKSTFKIAGLQSLVSICLAIEGRTRIIAPAELHLVPDFFRQFQILSEAEVPNLTAALEYLKNHPEDAAPSEIVHDQTDESDFILLL
- a CDS encoding PKD domain-containing protein, with the protein product MYKTYSITCFLWLTFSISVFCEDGKNRTGKIDTTQIKTTCIEEGEQPDYQYQISGMTVSFETSKVEKDSLDFQWQMGDNTTIFSKQKFNHTFQNLGNYETCLTINSPIPTEKPTKKCKVITLGDPFLCEPDWIPVCGCDNQTYMNSCFAQNYHGVYYWEEGPCSNVDFSLSATFIYEDKDNLNIQFINTSTGNFDTYVWDFGDGQSSNARNPQVLFHIEGAYHVCLTVSSEVTEMVETYCEEIEVIRSR
- a CDS encoding NUDIX domain-containing protein translates to MPYTYEYPRPSVTVDAVVFGYDGTDLKILLIQRKHNPFANYWALPGGFVDMAEDLEMAVKRELEEETGLKDIFFEQLFTFGTPNRDPRGRVISIAYFALVKKTDFHYAKAASDAKEVKWFSMVDLPRLAFDHNEILDMALDRIRGKVRWQPIGFELLPQKFPLSELQHLYETILGGKLDKRNFRKNILKMDILKELDEFQKDVSHRAARLYSFDQTKYDRKLKEGFDFELRQKLLK
- a CDS encoding Crp/Fnr family transcriptional regulator — its product is MKKLLRQHFPVLQESQLQDLIVEHGTLMDVSAGNVIIDFGGYIRHIPLLIKGNIKILREDENGNEVLLYYLGAGETCAMSLTSCMANTQSEIKAVVEEDICMIVIPVRFMSEWLTQFKSWKNFVMDVYRKRFEKLMEVIDSIAFMKMDERLLKYLSDKAEITGKVVFEVTHHEIACDLNSSREVISRLLKKLEKMNKIKLGRNKIKIIDISM
- a CDS encoding GNAT family N-acetyltransferase, coding for MSVMKVEKNVVVQATELKFFESIHKVPVGFWDNCIPASQIFLQRKYLTAFEETHKDKVGVRYVVIMKGGQAVAWAFIVLVRIEGSNLQLEEKKDKWVQNIGVAFKNYMRSRVNNLEPRLLICGNPFITGQHGFCFSSEIEPTAAFAELSNAIDHIIEEEKTKKESVTAVMVKEFEGETLKNARLLNAEGYAEVEGLPDMVLSVREEWNSFEDYLQSMTAKYRTRTKSYRKKGAKLFRKDLSLEEIVENQQLIYKLYREVADGAEINLLSAAPQYYTELKKQFGDYFKVLGYYLGEELVGFISYFLTDNHLEAHYVGYQYALNRDYGLYANILYDLVEEAIQHGVKTLAFGRTAHEIKSTVGATPIHANSFMRHQNFMGNRILVPIINRLRNDEWEQRHPFK
- a CDS encoding sigma-70 family RNA polymerase sigma factor; translated protein: MQTDSDIKDIRQTIKGNHAAFERLMNRHKALVYTLALRLVSNPQEAEEVAQDAFVKAFHSLTSFEGKSKFSTWLYSITYKTAISHLRAQTNKKALYNNREPQDYDVSSTQLPQFSKLKAEQRQQFIQQAIATLPSDEASIITLFYLHELSLKEIVEVMNISLSNAKVKLHRARKKLLPALQDLLKEEVREIL
- a CDS encoding fatty acid desaturase, producing the protein MNQKNSFPEKHTDYQGVWIALAIIFLWTINLYTALKVEINYLSPLPYILFLLQIHLYTGLFITAHDAMHHSLAPQNRVLNDTLGRFCTFLYAFFPYQRLFEEHHEHHRYVHTDKDPDYYEGNFWSWYFEFVKHYVSIWQLLCYAISFNLLKLIIPVENLLIFWIAPAIISTFQLFYFGTYLPHKGEHDNKHYSRSQSKNHLWAFMTCYFFGYHYEHHEKPNVPWWKLWRIKEGE